AATTTTCTCATACTTTATCTCAGGGTACTCCTCCGCAACCTCATGACTTCCCTAaaacaaatttcaaaaatagaaGGTTACTATTAGATTcacaaataaaataagataggtATTTATAGGTAATTGGAAGGTAATGATAAACCTTGAGGAAAAGACCTTCAGTCTTTTGCATAACGTTAGCCTTGTGAATGGCAGATATCTGCGAGGACGACGCAAGCGCCTTCTTCATTGTGGCTGCAGGGACGTCACAAGTGTTCGTGAACAACGGTGGCTGTGGCTGATTCTATCATAGAGGAGGGGCGAGTGGTGGACGAACGATGGTGCAAGAGTGGGAATCGTGTCCACGACTCCGCATTTTCCCCTTCCACGAGACTAAAAGCAATTGGCAAGATGTTGGAGTTTCCATCTTGCGCGATGGCTAGGAGCAAAGTCCCGTCATACTTGCCATACAGATGAGTACCGTCTATGCTGACTAAAGGCTTGCAATGTCGGAAGGCTTCAACACAAGGAGGAAATGTCCAAAAAAGACGATGAAAGTACATGGTGGAATCATTCGAATCATCCTCTCGCATCGCATTTTCAACCCGATCCGGTTTCCCTCACATCCAACATCTGGAATTGGATGGGCTGAAAAAACTACCCCAATTGCACCAGCTGGACAATTAGCCAACAAATAATCAGGTGCAATGACAGGCATCGAGGTAGAAGCACCCCCCATCGTAGTCGAATGAGGATTCGGCGCCGATGCCCCAGAACTATTGATGCCATGTTCTAACTTCGCCAACAACTCGTGTATCCTCACTTCCGGAAAACTCTGACGACAATGAAATAACACTTGCATATCTTCATCGGATCCTATCACAAATGTTTCATATTTTATGCCGGTTGATACAACCACAATATGAATCTTATAGAACAGCTTCTTCACTAACTTTATGCCGCACACGCCCAACTTCTGCAATATATTGGTTTCAGATCTAACAGTATATTAGATGACCTGATAAAAACACTCAGTGGTTCTCTATCGGTAAACTTTACACAGTGACTTTTACTCTTTCTAATTTTTCCAGAGCAATGCACTAACACTAAAAAGCTCTCCTCACTCTTCATTCTAAAGTTTTCAATGTAAATGACATACTACACAAATGGCTGGGTATATATAGGCATTTTCAAAGCTGCTACGCCCTTCATAAACCGATACAGAGTCTCGCGGATTATCCTTGCAGCTTATCTCTTCATAAACCATTACAGAGTGTAGCGGTTTATGCTGTTTCAGGCTCTGAACGTAAATCGCGACATGGTGTAGCAGTTTACGTGTTAATGGAATCCATGCCAGGGTGTCACGATTTACATACAAATAGAAAAGTTGCAATTGCGTCTGCTGTTTTATAATGTTGTAATCTGATAAACATTCTTTCAAATTGTTTTATTTGCGTAAATTGCCCTAAATAGAAAatggatatttttattttcattttagtaatgttattttttttataaatttatacaaatataaaatacacaaaatattatatatagagagagattttttaaaataaataatttaaatattttatttacggATATAGGTAATTTGAATACAGTTTACTAATTTgtgtattattatttatctcgtttacaatATAAGCGATTTAAGTATGACTATATTTCGTTTACAATTTAAGCGAAATAAGACACAAAATTTAAACCTATAAAATGGGTGCAAGCAGGATGCCTAAAAAGGTACATGTTAAGCAtatatatctcgtttatactgtaTACAAGATATAAAGAAAGGTAATTCGAGCATAATATAAACGAGATCGTTTACATTGTAACTGAAATATAGTAAGACAAAATTTTATCAGCTATGTAAGAAGCTACAAATAATAGCCTACCTCACAAATATTTCaatctttcttcttcatttgttAAAGTTTAGTAAAAACGTCTAGTAGTGAGTATATCTTTACGAGTGTCTATCCCAATtttcacataaaaaatattaatgaaggGATTGTATTTAGATTATATATCTGAGTTAAAGGGTCTAATCTCAACAAATATGAATGCTAATAGAACAAAAGGATTAAAAGAGTTAGATATAAATTATTAGTATCGATGAGAGAATTTGTTTAAAAATGAAACATTTACattaaatctttaaaaaaattctaaaattcattaatagtaaatttaattcttaaaaataaataaaaataattacaaaactaaactataaaataagataaattatcCTAGTAtacatattaaattaaaatttattaaagaaATAGTTCAAATGTTTTACATGTTGCtatggattttttttaaataaaacatttaaaatacTTCTTTAAAAAATCCTAATATTCATTAATAGTAAAACAAGTTCTTAAAAATAGATTTCAACAGCTACAAAACAAGACCTACATTATATTTGTATCACACCAGTCACTCTAGTCatcatatatattataataaaactAATCAAAATTACtctaacaatatattttttaagtaaataTCTCATCTGACCTCTGAATCCAGCTCCTGATATTTTATTTCGAAAGATTAATGAGATCCTAAAAAAACATTCAATCCAACTcctgatatttttttttgagacTGATTAGCTCATGtgctaaaaaaaaataacattgacTTTTTTTAACACAGAAGCTAATCAGtcccataaaaataaaaatcaggagtcgaattaatttttttttcaaaaatctcgTTGCTTTTTGAGCTAATTGTCAGAGACCGTTTTAAAtttttctctatattttttttattaaaaaaaatgacaatACTCATCTTAAAATTTATTGCTCCAACTTGATGATATCGTTCGACTGTACATcccacaaaataaaaaaattttaagaggaAGGATGAAGTGCATATATGAGTGCCATTTGCTATTATTTCATTTACAGTGTTAACGATTTAATTACAGGCATATCTCATTTATAAcataagttttattatatttatagttAAATCGTTaccatataaataaaataaataatagtacacaaaatgataaattatgtctaaattatttatacgataaataaaatatttaaattatttatttaaaaaaaaatcatgtatATAGAGtgatattatgaaaaaaaaagtagaaaatgACAATATTATCAATTTATCGTCCATATAAAATACGTGGAGAATAAAATCCATCTCGTGGAGCTCCCTTTTAGTGTTAGTGGGAGAAagcactctctctctctctctctctctctctctaatttcttttttctttgtgtgttcctctctgtctctctttctttttctccgAGACTCAAAACCCTATTGCGTGTTTTGCAATCGACCCTCCAAAAATGGCGAACAGCAACCTCCCTCGAAGAATCATCAAGGTTCGTACCCGTTATCTCTTTTAGATCCCCACTTCAATTTCTCTGATCCATAAAAATACCTCAATATTCTTGAAAACCCTGTCATTCGTGACCCATGAACCTGATTGAACCACCAACTACATCATCCGTTCTGGGCTAAAGATCGAATCCCTCCCTTTTTCACCTTACGTAGCTCAACTTCAGTGATGATGaccacaaaaagaaaaaagaattatGAAACTTTGAAAGTGTTCAATGGTGAATTGGGGTTCCAATTACGAAAgccctttttttttccttctgaTCTTAGCTTGAATCGAATTTTAGTTCGgactctttcttcttcattttttccCTTAAGATTTTAGTTATTGGATTTTTGTGGATTGTTTtgatcactctctctctctggcTCTTTGATCTCAACAGGAAACGCAGCGTTTGCTCAGTGAGCCAGGTAACTTCTCATTTCTCAGCTCCATTATCGTGGTTGCATGCATAATTTGAAGTTTCCCCTCTTGTGTGTAGTGATTTGAAAGCTCTTACCCTAAGTTAAATTGGTAGTACTTGTTTAATTTGTATGATGGTGTGAGTTGAACGTTACCTTGGTGATAGTGATCTGTTCAAggttttatataattatttgttGTTATGTTCTGCTAAAGTTTATACCTGTTGGCTCATTTGTTTTGATCTGGTGATGCAGCACCTGGAATTAGTGCTTCGCCTTCGGAAGACAACATGCGATATTTCAATGTCATGATCCTTGGCCCTACTCAGTCACCCTATGAAGGTAGTATAATGAGCCTAGCAGCATTCTTTGTGCCTTATATTGCATAAGATTCTGTTGTGTTTGATAGAAATGTCTATTTGATCCGGGTGTTATTTTGTATTCATTTGAGTTTGACTAGAATTAATCAATTATGTTTTCCATTGTGCAACCAAATATAACTTAGTTGTGCTTTGAAAGAAATCTTGTTCCATTTTTGTCCGTGAAATTTCTTTTTTCATATTACTCtcaatatatatgtatattggTAGAATGGTAACTGTCCTATTCTATATGTGGCCTACTTAATGAAAGGATGTTGGTTATTTGAGTGATGAGGTGGAATTTGATGCTGCCCATTATAGCCTTATTTGAATAATGAGCATACATTGTAAATTTTGTGCATCTGTCTTGTTTTATTAACTTATATTTAGGTCATTTTCTACACCTGTGTTTCTGACTATTTAGGCCTTATTTTGATGATCACAGTTTCCCGTTATGTTTATCAATAAGCTGATTGTTTTTCGGACTGTTGACACTATATGCCAAACCTATGAATAGTCAATTTCCATAGGTTGTGAAATCTCATGAATAAactgctttatgttttatttctagCTGCTTGCCAGTCACATATTTAGAACAAGTTAAAATAGCAACCTTCTTAATAAATCTTATTTTGATGACCAAACAAAATTCAATGTTATCCATCTTTCTTTTTAATCAGTCTTCTCAAGTTATAGATTTGGTTAACCAGTTCCAACTGGATTGTTTGATGAGCTTATTTCTTTGTAAAATACTAGCATCCTTTAACCAACTGATATTCTACCCTATTGTTTGTATTTATTAGGTGGAGTTTTCAAGTTAGAACTATTTTTGCCAGAAGAATATCCAATGGCTGCTCCAAAGGTACTCAATTTATTAattgcttttttgcttttctatttttgtaTTATTGTTTTCATGTTTAGTTTCTGCTGAAGGGTCACTCACCAAAAAGAAACGATAAAGCAAACTATATTTATCAGCTGTATTTAGTTTTAAGATTTTTACCTTTGAAGAACATGGCTTTTGAATAAGACCCTAAAGAAATGCAATTACTTGAATGATCTTATGCTCCATTCTGTGTCTTTTTCTTCATCCCGCTCCTTGTTGAAACTGCAATAATAACTTGGAAACATTCTTGAATACAATGTCTTTGATGAACACGAATTCCTTTCTCCATGAAGTGGAATGTTGATTTTCCTATATGGTCTGAGATAAATACACCACTAAGGTGATTGAATTATACCCATTAGTCTGAGTTGTATGGTTTTGCAGTTTTTCCTTTGAATTTATTTACTCGCTACTTAAGGTTTAATTCATAGGAGAATGGTACATAGGGTCTGTCTAATCATTCCTAACTGAATTGCTTTGTCCAGGTTCGGtttctaacaaaaatatatCATCCAAACATTGATAAGGTACACTTTCCTTCCATAACATGTCCATTTCTTCTGTAATTACTTATTTTTCTTACAGGTTCATGTTTAATGCAGCTTGGCAGGATATGTCTTGATATTCTGAAAGATAAGTGGAGCCCTGCCCTTCAGATACGCACTGTACTCTTGAGGTATTCATCTTGTAGGATGGTCGATACACGTATTGATAGACATTAGGACGAGGAAAATGTGAAAAATCGGGGGGAAATGTAACTGATAAATTTCAATTTTGTTGCCACTTTTATAGTATCCAGGCTCTGTTGAGTGCACCAAACCCAGATGATCCACTATCTGAGAACATTGCCAAGCATTGGAAAAGTAATGAGGCCGAGGCTGTTGAAACTggtattctttctttcttttccccTCACTTGTATGATTATCAGTATCCAACATGCTATATGCATGTAAAATCTATTAAGACTATTATATTCTACTCTGCAGCGAAGGAATGGACTCGATTATATGCTAGCGGTGCCTGATTTACGTGGTGGAGACTTTCAGGCTGAAATAACAATAGTGCAAGTGTAATGGTAGTAACTGCAAATTTGAAATGGGAACGCGGAGGAATTGATGTCTGAACTTATTTTGGAGTTGATGTTCCTCATACATAGTTTCCAGTTACCTGTTAATTGCTTTCTTCCCCGGGTGGAAGCCTTTATGTTGGAGCTTGTATTAATATAAATGTGATCTTTTTATCTGCCAAAATTAAGAACACACTCCCAACTTCAACTGTTAAGTAATTTGGAATTGTTaaagtcaaaatcaaaatcaaaacttttaaATAAGCTGTTGTTGGGTTTCACTCAATATCTCTGCATTTATGTTCCGTAAATATGTGACAGCGATGTCAAGTAGTGTCTTGAAGGCCGAAGGGAAGACACATTTGAATCAGAAGGAAGATAGAAACTTTAGCTTTTGAAAGTATTGGAAAGATAGTACAAGAGTGTTGGATAAGGGGCTGAGTGAGTTTATTACTTAGATTACATTCACGTGGTTATTTTTTGTTAGACAACTTGGGTTGATAATGTTTGGGTTGACTTTTAAAAGTTTTGGAGCTCTAAAGAATTAAGGGTGCGTGTGGtttatgtttttatatttttttctttttaatattttagatttttaagattttatgaaaaaagaaaaaaaagcaaaataaaattttattatttattattttttataaaattctaagAAAAACATTGAAAATGAAAATACGAACTGAACGTTCCCTAAGTTTGTCAAAGAGTATGTGTAATTGCTGATTTTTAAAGGTTTAACTAATTTGGAAGTCtttatagttttaaaaaatttgtaaaCACATTTTATTGAGTTGTCTGTGTCAGATATATTTTGGACATAGCATTGGACATGCTATGGATTGATACTTATTCGTATGTTTTGAATATGACACTCATTGAtacttatttaaattcaatcatGTTTAGACATACCTAAATATCATCACGTATTAGCatatctaattttattcttaacatatattcttaaaatgagtttagaaataatatatattattatttattaaaacataaaatattttaaatacgttatataattaaaaaagacattaaaaatgatcaaaaaaatattttatattttaatatcaataaaatattaaaatatcattgtaatttatttaaaaaatattttatattttatatatatgccTTGTCTCTGTGtcttataagattttaaaagtTGTGTGTCCGACTGTCCGTGTGTCCTACATTGTATTCATGTATTGTGTCTCGTATCCATGTCAATGTCTGTcctctttatattttttttgtgactgaaAATAACACAAAGAAAAAGGACCTAAGAGAAAGAGTAGAACTCCTCTCTAATAATAATGTTTAAATTATTAGGGGCAGCAACCACTCCAGGTACACCTGCTTATTAAAAGTAGCAGTTTTAGCCATTAAATCAACCGCTCTGTTTGCTGTGCGCTAAATGAGTACTACCGTAATTGTCCAATTACACTGGAGcatctctttgattttgtcaAGCAGATCAAAGTCAATCCTAATCATGCTGATTGTGTCTCgcaaaacaagaagaaacgcATCAAGATTATCAGTTTCACAtatgacctctttgcactcgcAATTCTAAGCCATAACAAGTCCTCTCCAAATAGCATGAAACTCACAATAGAGAACAGTAGAAAGAGGTATACTGGCAGAACAACCTTTTATCCAAATTCCCATGCTGTCTCTAATAATATACCCAAAGCTAGCTAATTGCTCATTTCAAAAAACGCTTGCATCGCAGACATTCATCGGAGGTGGTTCCCAGTTATATTGCAAAGAGGAAGGAGTAATATGTTTTTTGGTGGTAATGACATTGGAGAAATCTCGAGCAGCATGTTTAGCCAAGTTAACAAATTTCTCCCTACTCCATGGATCATCTTGATGGAAGATGTCATTGTTCCTATCCCTCCAAATCCACTAAAAGGCCGCTGCAAAGAGGAACTCATTTTTGTTGAGGTTAGAACGAATCCAAGACACAAAATCCAAACCAGAATTCACTGCGGTCATTCCCAAGTTTAAGCTAATCCAAATCTGACGAGCTTTTTGGCAAGTTCTAAAGGAACGGTTAATATCCTCTAGAGCAAGATAACATCTCTGACAAAAATCAGAAGTAGCAAGACCTCTTTGAAACCGATAGCTAGCTGTGAGAACTTCGTTGTTGAGACAAAGTCAAAGCAGACACTTTATCTTCTCCGTATTCTCAAGCGCCAAAGCCAAAGCCAATTTTCACTATTATTCCAGccaaatttcttcttcaatagCCACTCATACCCGCTTTTAGTCGAGTAGGTGAAAGTATTTGAGTTTGTCCAAAACCAACCTGTTTTATCTCCTGCTTGATAGGATCAAAGAGCATCAAATCAAGTTTAATTTCATCCGGAATCATTGTGCAAAGAATATCCCACCGCCAATGTCCATGGTGCAATACATCTTCTAGTTTCAAGAGAGAATCAGAAATGTGCACAAAAGGAACCAAAGGAGCTAGCGTTCCAGATGGTCGCCAAGAATGATACCAAAAGGATTGAGACATCCTGCCTATACATCATTCAAAACCATCACGAAGCTTTTCTATTGTCTTATAAATTGCTCGCCAAGCACTTGaaacattattagaaaaattGGGTGAAAAGCAAGAACCCCTAGATAAATATTTTGCCAATATAATCCTTACTCAAAGCTTATCTTTATTATGCAGTAATTGCTAAACAAGCTTTCCTAATAAAGCAAAATTCACACATTGAGTATCTCTAATTCCCAaacctccatattttcttgtaaTGACAACTTTGCTCCACTTGACCAAGCTTAAGTAACGCTCCCCCACTTTTTCCTTCTACAAGAGTTGTCTAAGTACAGAATCAATCTTATGACAAATCGAAGTCGAAAAAAGAGTCACTTGCATCTGGTAAATGGGAAGAGAAGAAGCAATAGATTTAATTGAGCAAAGCCTGCCAGCTCTATTAAGGAGTCGACCTTTCCAACTAGCCAGTCTATTCTTAATCTTCTCTAAAGAGTCCGAAAAAACAGTCCTAACAGCTCAAGGATGATTAAAGTTCACTCCCAAAGATTTGCTTAAGTCACTAGTAAAATGAATATGAGAAACACCAGATAACGTTTCCTTCCTTCTATTAAAGATTTTTCTAGAACAAataattttggatttttcaatgTTAACCTTCATACCTGCAGTTTTGCAGAACAACTCCAAGGTGTGTACAACATTTTGAACTTGATTTTTCTCCGTTTTACAAAAAAGGAGGAGGTCATCTGCAAACATCAAGTGAAAAACTCTAGGTTCCCCTCTAAAAACAACCACACCATTCCAAATACCCTCGTCAAATTATTTGGAAATGAAGTACACCAATCTCTCCAtgcacaaaataaataaataaggagaAATTGGATCTCCTTGCTTGAATCCTCTGCAAGTTGGAAGCTATTCAATCTATTTTCATTCTAGAGGATGGAAAGATTTGAGGTTTGAATACAATTCATTACAAGCCGAATAATTAGAGAAGGAAAGTCAAAAGATTCAAGAGTGttctcaaaaaaatttcaatcaaC
The Arachis stenosperma cultivar V10309 chromosome 7, arast.V10309.gnm1.PFL2, whole genome shotgun sequence genome window above contains:
- the LOC130941500 gene encoding ubiquitin-conjugating enzyme E2 35, translated to MANSNLPRRIIKETQRLLSEPAPGISASPSEDNMRYFNVMILGPTQSPYEGGVFKLELFLPEEYPMAAPKVRFLTKIYHPNIDKLGRICLDILKDKWSPALQIRTVLLSIQALLSAPNPDDPLSENIAKHWKSNEAEAVETAKEWTRLYASGA